The following DNA comes from Oreochromis niloticus isolate F11D_XX linkage group LG23, O_niloticus_UMD_NMBU, whole genome shotgun sequence.
TtggcatgtttttgttttttgttgcgtttttttgttttgatttgttttgtttttttcatttcacaaagATATGACATCATAACAGCGTGACTGGTCAGATGCAATGTTGATCCTTGACAAAGATGATCATGTTGATtcaggaacaacaccaacaagaAGATATTAGATAGACCCTCTCTGTTTCCCTGTTTAATTGTTGcatttcatttcctgtttcatcCTAGTACCAGTTTGTTTCTTGTTTATTGTGTTTAGCTTTATTTCCTCCTTGTAATCATTGTGTTGATTGTCTACACCTGTGCTGACTCAGGTGTCTTCACTTACATCGTTatattgtctgtctttggaGGGCGAAGCGAGGCCTCATGAAGCATTTTGTGCACTTTGAAACAGTCTCCCCAGTGACATCTGCTGGCCAATTTGTCTATCACTACAACTAAACGATGCTGTTCTGTGAAACAGTGACACAGACAGCTTTgcgttttttcctttttaagctTTCTAAGTGTTAATATCATCAGGTTCCTTCTGAAGCTGGCATAGCATTAGCTTTTATtcttaattcatttaaaaatatatttaaatgaaaagcaattaaatctgtttttctttttcataaaatGATAACATTCATTATATTGTCAAAGGCCAATTCTGACCAACAATCCCAATAGTCCATTTTTATACTTTTGTACAGATTCGTACTGAACCATGAAGAAACTTTCCTTAACTTTATAGTGCTGTGAATGCTGTGTATCTTCTAACACGGGCTTGATGTTTAATTGAGTCTGAGTCTGGAGTTTTGGTAATGAACCTGCATCTTGTTGTTTATGACATATTCtcatgagaagaaaaaaaggaaaaaactcaTCTGTCATCAAAATTGTTGAGAAATAGTTTATCTGTGAATATGTTTTTCCAACATTTCTTTTCACAGTATAATTATATTCCTTATGGCAGCGCAGTATGTGAGTAATGGCTTATAGTGAGGATGAATCTCCTGATGCACAATGCAAATAAAGTTTTTTATTGAATGGAGAAAAAAGTAGAGAACAGACTGAGTCAGAGCCTCTTTAATTTGTCTCCTTGAAAGCAAAGAcgttttttgtttgcttctttTTGAGATACTTTAATGAAGTTAATGCACAGtgtgcctctctctgtctctgctgaTATGAGTGAATGGAGCACACCCACCAGTCTCTGTCTTGCTCACTGACTCTCATCTATATGTTATTAATTATTCAAATGAGataattatatattatttacaCAGTCGAAACTGGGGTGAAGCAAGCCAAAACCTCGGTATTGtcatgatcacatgacctggcTGTTTTAAACCACGCTTCGGAGCAGTCTTTCAAAACATATGTGCTTCGGAAGCTTGGCACAGTGTAGACACATCAgtatagagcaggggtgtcaacacacctgaatcaaatgattagttcattaacaGGCTTCTAGAGAACcccaagacatgttgaggaggtaatttagccatttaagtcagctgtgttggatcaaggacacatctaaaacctgcaggacaccggcccacggggcctggagttcaacaccTGTGGTATAGAGCGTCCCATCCCTACCGTTCTACTGCCTGCTTCAGTGATTCTCTGGATTTCTTACCACCTCTTGCAGTAATAGCTATaaaaaggctaaaaaaaaaattgaaagacCAGAATAGATCCTTTTTAAACATGATTAAAACAGAATTATGAATTGaatctgtttctctgtttcctcACTCAGAGTGCAGACATGTCTGCTGCCAGCTGTCTTCTATCTGAAGATCAGTTTCTGTGCTCCATCTGTCTGGATGTCTTCACTGATCCAGTCTCCACACCATGTGGACACAActtctgcaaaaactgcatcAGTCATCACTGGGATATCAGTGAGAGGTGTCAGTGTCCCATGTGTAATAAGTTGTTTGAGACCAGACCTGAGCTGCACATCAACACTTTATTTTCTGAGATGGTTTCTCAGTTCAGACGTAAAGCTCAGCAGAAAGTCAGCCAGAAAAGACATCAGCTGATTGATCCTGAGGAGAACCTGGAAGGCAGGATGTGTATGAAGCACAATAAACCTCTGGAGCTGTTCTGTAAGACCGATCAGACATGTGTCTACGTGCTCTgctctgttgttgaccacaagACTCATGAGTTTGTTCCTATGAGAGAAGAATATGAAGGAAAGAAGGCAGAACTGGGGAAGACTGAGGCTGAAATTCAACAAATGATCCAGAAGAGACGACTGAAGATTCAGGAGATCAAAAAGTCAGTGAAGATGAGTAAAGATGctgcagacagagagaaagcagaaggtgTTCAGGTCTTCACTGCTCTGAAGGAGTCTGTTGACAGACGCCTGAATGAGCTCATAAAGGAGATTGAAGACAAACAAGAATCAACAGAGAAACAGGCTGAAGGTTTCATCAAAGATCTGGAACAGGAAATCTCTGAGCTGATGAAGAGAAGCTCTGaggtggagcagctctcacacgCTAAAGATCACCTCCACCTCCTACAAAGCTTCTCCTCTCTGAAAGCTGCTCCAACCACCAAAGACTGGACAGAGGTCAGTATCCATCCACCATCATATGAGGGGACTGTGGTGAGAGctgtggatcagctgaaggcaaCACTCAGTAAAGACATGAAGAAGCTGTTTGAGGCTGAGTTGAAGAGGGTCCAGCAGTATGCAGTGGATGTGACTCTTGATCCTGATACAGCACATCCTTATCTCATCCTGTCTGATGATGGAAAACAAGTACACTGTGGTGAAGAGGAGAATGATCTTCCAGACAACCCAGAgagattttctctgtttctttgtgttttaggAAAGCAGAGTTTCTCTTCAGGCAGATTTTACTTTGAGGTTCAACTTACAGATAAGACTAAATGGTTTTTAGGAGTGTGCAGAGAGTCAGTCAACAGAAAGGAAGAAATCACACTGAGTCCTGAGAAAGGTTACTGGACTGTAGCAGAACTAGATAAAAATATTTATGTAGCGCTTCAGGATTTTCCAGTCCGTCTCCTGCTTCAGTCAGACCCTGAGAAGGTGGGGGTGTTTGTGGATTATGAGGAGGGTCTGGTCTCCTTTCATGATGTAGATGATGCAGCTCTTATCTACTCCTTTACTGGCTGCTCCTTCACTGAGAAACTCTACCCATTCTTCTGTCCCTGTGATAATGATGATAGTGGTGTAAACTCAGCACCTCTGATCATTTGTCCTGTCAACCAATGAGTCTCATCTTTTTCCATGAGGAAATTGGATCAATTACAGGATAATCTAATTGttttaacacaaagaaaaagtcCAATAAACAGAACTGAGCAAACTGCACCTGCTGAAGATTATGAGAGTCACTCAGAAGCTGCAGTTGAACTTTAgttgatttctttctttcttcttctttattaaTCTGTTTACAAGTTGAAGAAAATCATCCATTTGCAGGAGTCCAGTGTGAGTAAATAAAAACTCTTCTTTTCTTCGAATGTTTAAAGGCACGGATATGGgtaaaaatgttaacattttgttattttaatcGACCTGGtgtataaataaatctgaacttttatcctgtcttttgATGTTAATCAGCTGCTGAACTTTatgtcacggcgagtgagagGGGCCGTgtggaaattaaaggaggatccaaacgcaggcaCTCGTACAGGTGAGAGGGcggtttattaaacacaaaacaaggGATGGACAAAACAGCAACCGGAGAACTGACCTATACTGGGTAAACTAAACTACGGAGCATGAACAAGAACCTGAACATAAAGCAAGGTGGATGACGGTACAAGATGGTGACAGCAGGGAGAACACACAAGTAGGACATGGAGGATTCACAgagatacacagacggaccagcaactaccATGACTAAAGAcatgacttaaatacacagagaaacacaaggagattgcacacaggtggtggacacagctgggagtaatcaagAGACGAGACAAGAGGTAAacctgaacacactcacatgagacgcagactttcacaataaaacaggaaaccagcACACTACACCCAGACGCAGACCTGACACcgagagacagacagaatgacacatggaacctgaactcacacaaaacatgagaacacaatcctaaacagaaacatggaactctaataacaataatcatcatcaccatcacaccaagataactgaaacacCGTACCAGAGAACCATAAAGAATAATCCATGACgcaaaagtaaaccaaaacataataaactcaaaatactgggtccaacggacccagaaccgtgacagtaccccccctccAAGGGCTGGCCCCTGACAgccccaaacaaacaacaaaaacagagcaCCAGACCAGGGCGGGCGGAGGGGGTCAAGGACGGAGGGTccgaaacaaaaaaaaaaaaaaaccaaggagCACGAGAGTCCAaacaatacaagaaaacagttcAGGAACACAGGAAAATAcatcaaaaccaaaaccaaaccaGAGCTCAATAAGAGTCCacaaacagttcagggggtcgACCCGGAGGTCGGCCATACAGGGGCCAAAACAGGTCAGGGGGCCGGCCATGCACACAGCAACGGCGGCGACGGGCAAACACTtccggaggccgaccgtgcacacggcagCGGCGGCGACGGGCAAACGGTTCAggggccgaccgtgcacacggcagCGGCGGTGGTGCAGGTGAAACCATTCGGGAGGCCGGCCACGTGGAAGACAGTGGCGGCCACTGAGCAGATCTGGAGGTCGGCTGCGATGCCAGCAGCGGCGACGATCCCTCTCAGGAGGCCGGCCTCGACGGCCATGATGCCCAAGTAGAGGCCTGGAAAGCGGCCGGCAGAGGCGAGGCGGAACAGGACGGGTCGGGTTCCATGACGGCGTGGCAACCGCAGGATCAGGCGTGGACGAAGACacagaggccgggccaggcgtgGACGAGGCGGGACCAGATGAGGACCAGGCGGGACCAGACGAGGCAGGGCCAGGCGCTGACGAGGCAGGGCCAGGCGAAgcagaagctggaccaggcgaaggcggagcagaagccggacCAGGCGTGGCTGAAGACACGGGGGCCGAACCTGCAGGCGTGGATGacgctgcaggcgtggatgacgctgcaggcgtggatgaagacaCGGGGGCCGGacctgacggcagcgagacggctgcggaacctgacggcagcgagacGGGTGCAGGCGGCGATGCGGGTGCTGCAGGAGATGAAGCTGCAGGCGGCGATGCGGGTGCTGCAGGAGATGAAGCTGCAGGCGGCGATGCGGGTGCTGCAGGAGATGAAGCTGCAGGCGGCGATGCGGGTGCTGCAGGAGATGAAGCTGCAGGCGGCGATGCGGGTGCTGCAGGAGATGAAGCTGCAGGCGGCGATGCGGGTGCTGCAGGAGATGAAGCTGCAGGCGGCGATGCGGGTGCTGCAGGAGATGAAGCTGCAGGCGGCGATGCGGGTGCTGCAGGAGATGAAGCTGCAGGCGGCGATGCGGGTGCTGCAGGAGATGAAGCTGCAGGCGGCGATGCGGGTGCTGCAGGAGATGAAGCTGCAGGCGGCGATGCGGGTGCTGCAGGAGATGAAGCTGCAGGCGGCGATGCGGGTGCTGCAGGAGATGAAGCTGCAGGCGGCGATGCGGGTGCTGCAGGAGATGAAGCTGCAGGCGGCGATGCGGATGCTGCAGGGGGCGATGCAGATGCTGCAGGGGATGAAGCTGCAGGCGGCGAAACAGGTGGTGGCTGAACGGTCCTCCCAGAACCGTCAGCAGATGTGAGGAGGTGCTGGCTGGGTCCTCCAGGACCGTCAGCAGATGTGAGGAGGTGCTGGCTGGGTCCTCCAGGACCCTCAGCTAACGAGGTGTGGTGCTGGGTGGGCTCCTCGGACCCACCAGCAGACGTggcttgaggctggacgggctcctcggacccACCAGCAGACGTggcttgaggctggacgggctcctcggacccACCAGCAGACGTggcttgaggctggacgggcgactcgggccctccagcagacGAGGCAGGATGCTGGctgggttctcctgaacccccagcagaCGACACTTGAAGCTGGATGGGcgactcgggccctccagcagacGTGACTTGAGGCTGGCTGGGCTCCTCAGGCCCTCCAGCCGACGAGGCAGGATGCTGGCTGGGTTCACCTGAACCCCCAGCTAACGTGGCTTGAgactggacgggctcctcgggccctccagtgGAAACAGACACTGAAACAGCAGGTACGCCGACCTCTGTCAGTGTGGACACTGGCTGGGACTGAGCAGCACAGTGGCTAAGCTCAGGCAGCAACAGTGGGATGCAGTCCTCAGAGGGCTGAAAGTGTTCCCCAATCCACTCAGCAGAGGACGGAGGCGGACGGGTGAACTCACTTGAGCTCTCAGGGGGTGCTGAGGGCTGAGACTGTTCTGGTGAGTTCCCCGGTGAAACTGCTGGCGCTGGCGTCTTGACCTCTAGGGGTCCAGAGTTGGCTGGTGACTGAcacccagcctctggggaggccctagAGGGAGTTACTGTCTCTGAGGTGACCAGCTTAAGAGAACCAGCAGATGTTGTGGTGAAGTGTGTTCCCTGCTTAGAATGAAACAGTGAGGATAGTGGCTGAATGGGTGAGTGAGCAGACAGATGAACAAGTGGCAGCTGAGCTATAGGCAGCGGAGCGGCTGCAGACTGACCTACAGGTAGTGGAGACGACTGTAGTGGAGGCGTAATAGGTGGTGGAGAGGCTAActgaactgagggcagctggcctgctgactgaactgagggcagctggcctgctgactgaactgagggcagctggcctgctgactgaactgagggcagctggcctgctgactgaactgagggcagctggcctgctgactgaactgagggcagctggcctgctgactgaactgagggcagctggcctgctgactgaactgagggcagctggcctgctgactgaactgagggcagctggcctgctgactgaactgagggcagctggcctgctgactgaactgagggcagctggcctgctgactgaactgctaACTGTACTGTTAACTGTGTTACAGACCCCACATTGAATTGTGGTGAAGGTGTGGATGGGGAAATATGGTCAGGAAGCACTGTTCCAGTGAGGTCTACAGCTTCCCCTGAATTGACCAGTGCAGATGAGAAAGAGTCCCTAACATCTTCATTCTCTAAACTCATAATGCTAAACTCAGTAACTCCAGGCTCAGAAACAGTGTGAACACAGTCATTAACCCTGAATGTGGGCTCAACAAAGGCAGTCTGTGGCGCACTGGCCATGGGTGAGACAGAAAAATCACTGTTGATTTCAGAAGGCACACAAAAAATAGCTCCAGAAAACACAGTCTCTGAATCTGACACAGCAGAAAAGGTGTCCctttcactcaccacagccggctgcTCTGTCATTCTGAACTCCGGCTGTGGGGTGCCGCGCCGGCGGCGTGAACGTCGCTTCCTCCGTGGAGACGGCTCCGACGGGCCGGGTAACTCCTCATCCGGCGGTACGGATGGCACGTCCTCCGTTGAAGCGAGTGGGCGAGCAGTGACGGCGGGGGGGTGAAGGTGTAGTTCATGGAGAATGAAGTTTTGAACGAGCGGGTGTAGTGAGTCCAATAGCCAGGGGTGACCGGAAATAAGGTGCTGTAGCTTAGCCTCCACAGAGCTGAGAAATCCCTCTCCCTCATGCTCCAGCCATAGGTTAACTAACCTGGAGGCTGCGTCAATTATTGCCTCCTGGAGCTCCTTGGGAGGGGCGAATGCCGCTGGATCCATTTGTGGCTGGTCCGtactgtcacggcgagtgagagGGGCCGTgtggaaattaaaggaggatccaaacgcaggcaCTCGTACAGGTGAGAGGGcggtttattaaacacaaaacaaggGATGGACAAAACAGCAACCGGAGAACTGACCTATACTGGGTAAACTAAACTACGGAGCATGAACAAGAACACGAACCTGAACATAAAGCAAGGTGGACGACGGTACAAGATGGTGACAGCAGGGAGAACACACAAGTAGGACATGGAGGATTCACAgagatacacagacggaccagcaactaccATGACTAAAGAcatgacttaaatacacagagaaacacaaggagattgcacacaggtggtggacacagctgggagtaatcaagAGACGAGACAAGAGGTAAacctgaacacactcacatgagacgcagactttcacaataaaacaggaaaccagcACACTACACCCAGACGCAGACCTGACACcgagagacagacagaatgacacatggaacctgaactcacacaaaacatgagaacacaatcctaaacagaaacatggaactctaataacaataatcatcatcaccatcacaccaagataactgaaacacCGTACCAGAGAACCATAAAGAATAATCCATGACgcaaaagtaaaccaaaacataataaactcaaaatactgggtccaacggacccagaaccgtgacacttTAGTCATGTTACCTCTGAGCTGATAGGAGAATGGGCTGCTGTAAAGACCCCCTTTTGCATCAATAATATTATTTTAACTATCATACAAGTCATAAATACATTAGTACGATGATTTTTATGTTTAGTTTCAACACTGAGATATTTGACCAGAAAATAATGACACCCCACAGCCCACTAACACCTTCAACTCGTCCTTTTACCTTCTCATCCCTGTGACTCGTTCATGGTGGAAATGAAAAGTTGTGTTTCTGGTACTTAAGCATTTAGCTAGCTAAGTCTTGattcattatttttcttctcaGATGTTCAGCCTGCATTAAGATCAcagttgtaaatgtaaatgcagCACTTTGAGTGAAaatccagcagagggcgctctGAGCCAGGGCAGCAGTGTCGCTGCTGCTGCGCTTTATTTGAACCATTAAACTCGTGTGTGTCTTTGAttactatccagagttgggaccaggaagcagagttgcagtttTACACGCCTCACTGCAGCTTGTCTCCTCCTGTTATCCACTCATCCCCTTAGAGACTATGTatgctcaaaaaagaaaaaaaaaaaaaatcatcaataaatgatttaaacataaaaatctcAAAGAACAATATATTTGCACCAAAGACTAAAACAGTGAAATgggattattaaacattaggtctcCCTCTTCTAAGTGTCCGTTAGTGCATGAATTAAAGTGGAAGATTGCTGCCACACCCCCTCCTCGGCCTGCACTTCAAGGATTCTGAGAATTAGTATGACTCAGGGGTATTGATTCATTTAAGCTAACATAATTATCCTGCTGTACCCAGGTTTCTGTCAGGCAGAGTAAATCACTTTGTTAATTACTTATTAAGGTATTAATCAACCACGAGACCCAGACAGAgtttaaatttatttgaaagCCTGACACCCAGCCTTGACCACCCTATCTAGAAAACTCAAAAGTCTGATTTCTtatatggaaccagcttccagtttgaaatcaggagacagacactatctctacttttaagattaggcttaaaattttcctttttgataaaacttaaaattaattaataaattatttaaacacTACTTAAAATTACTCAGGTCTTACATAAAATGACTAATAGTATaatttctgttttgctttcctGTAAAAATATATTACAAAGAGTCAGCATATATATCTGAGGTGCTTCTGAGCTATCACAGGGACATGACTTCATCAAACCTCTTTAGCAGTATTTAAAGGCtctgactttttaaataaaggccGAAATGTCTCCATCATTGAATCCTGttattgcaaaaaaaaccaaacatgtaTAACTTAAGACATCTAGCAGTAACATATGGTCAACTTATGCTATGCAGGCAGTGCTGCTTCTCTGTGAGGATGCTCTGTGTACGTTTGGTCTTCTTACATTTGAGGCAGTAGTGACACAAACATTTGAAAAGTTGTCTGTAAGTGTGCAGAAGGGATGTTATGTGTAGTTTTAGACATTGGTACACAAAGTTTATTGAAAGAGACAATTATCAGATTCGTGAAGATGAACTTAATAAATTGTGTGTAACTGATCAGTGTTTATTTGGGTTTGGATGTACAcatttgtaaaagctttgcatGTGCTCAAATTGCTCTGCATTTATGTGTGGATTTAAGCATGTTTGAGAGTCTTCTAAAGTTCACTGCACTCATTTGTCTTAGTCTACACTCATACTTATTTGTAACACTTTTGAGACAAATTTTGCTATAAAAAAAATTCCAGGTTTAGTGCTTCTAAGGTCTTTGTGCTCTCCAACATCTTGTGTAAAGATTTGAGGAAATGATTAGTTGCACAAATCATGAGAGAATCTGTTTGGTTTCTTGACACGATGGTGCAGCTTTAGAGCAGAACAACATTTGAGAAGAGCAGAACAACAGAAACTCACATGCTTAAGAATACATCTGAATGTTTCCTGGCTGATAATCacttaaaaaaatctctgcTTGGCCACCAGCTCTCACCTGCTGACAGAGGTGGAACATCACCTGAAAAACCAGAACTTCAGGATCAGAATTcgaaaagtgaaactgaaagaactttaaaatctgtttctctttaaacaaGAATCAAACTGAGCTCATCCAGCCGTTCTCAGCAGCACAGTAGAGATTCTGTCCAACATTGGTGAGTACAGACAATCACGATCACACTGGTTTAAAATCCAGATGTTCGGTCTCATCTCTTTATGACTTAGAATACTTCTGCATCAACACTGGATCACAGACAaggagtaaaaacaaacaaatataaagacAGTAAATGAAAGTAAATTTTTGTTTCACAGCAGTTTCAGTGCGGAAAATCTGTTTCTCCTCAAAGGAACCTTAAACTGAGCTCATCCAGCCTTTCTGAGCAGCACAGCAGAGCTTCTGTCCAACACTGGTGAGTACAGACGATCACGATCACACTGTTTTAAACTTAAACGCTCTCTGTGTCAAGAAAAATAAGTGTAACACTGCTGCAGCTGGTGTGTTTCACATTTTCAAAAGGATGACATAAGAGCTGATTTAATAGCAGCACTGATCAGATTACATTTGTTGtacagagaaaaagaagtttACATTTAAAACCTTTCGTCTCTAATTTCAGGGTCTGAAGAGCTCGCTGCTTTGTGCCTGACACACCTGCAGGGAGAGGCGGAGATTCAACTGAGTCTATCAGGTTTTCCTCAACAACACAATAAACAGCAGTGAGTGCAGCTGATCACATTCATGTTTCAATGCTCTGTTCATGTCATGCTGACTCTTTTTGTTAGAGCCATCTTCTCCAAACTTCTTCTTGTACATGGTCACCACAGCCATTTCCATCCTTTTGGcaaaatcctccaccatctgtCCTTCTTCGTTTCTCTCATTAACACCATACCTGCCCAACACCTCCTGATAACCTCTGCCTCCTTCACCTACATGTCAATTAAAGTCTGCTCTAAACACCACTCTCCTCCCCACTGAGGACTCTCTGCCACTTCATCCAAGTTACTCCAGAATGTCTCTAACTGACATTGAACCTGCGGGGCACTCGCGCTGACAACATTCAACATCAcccatttgatttcttgttTCAAACTCATGATCCTGTCTAACACAAATGGCTGGTATTGTCCTCAAATGGATCTAAGAGTAAAAAAATTCACCACTGGAAGAGGAGACATGAGACAGAAGGAAGTAAAAGCAGAACAAGTCCTCTTTAAATATGAGTAAGACTGAATTATGCATGAAatcatttccttttctttctttcagacaTGTCTGCTGCCAGCTGTCTCCTATCTGAAGCGCAGTTTCTGTGCTCCATCTGTCTGGATGTCTTCACTGATCCAGTCTCCACACCATGTGGACACAActtctgcaaaaactgcatcAGTCATCACTGGGATATCAGCTACAGGTGTCAGTGTCCTGtgtgtaaaaacatgtttgagaCCAGACATGAGCTGGGGGAAATCTCTGAGCTGATGAAGAGAAGCTCTGAGGTGGAGCAGATCTCACGCTCTAAAGATCACCTCCACCTCATTCAAAGCTTCTCATGCCTAAAAGTTGCTCCAACCAGCAATGACTGGAGAGAGGTCAGTATCCATCCACTATCATATGAGCTGTTTgaggctgagctgaagaggGTCCAGCAGTATGCAGTGGATATGACTCTTGATCCTGATACAGCACATCCTAAACTCATCCTGTCTGATGATGGGAAACAAGTACACTGTGGTGATAGAAGGAAGCAACATCCAGACAACCCACAGAGATTTTCTAaaggtgtttgtgttttagcAAAGCAGAGTCTCTCTTCAGGcagattttactttgaaattcAGGTTAAAGAAAAGACCAAATGGTTTTTAGGAGTGGTCAGAGAGTCAGTCAACAGGAAGGAAGACCCCAATCCGAGTCCTGCGAATGGTTACTGGACAGTAATTTTAGGTCAAAATAACTTTATAGCTCTTGACAACCCTCCAGTCTGTCTCCTGCTTCAGTCAGACCCTGAGAAGGTGGGGGTGTTTGTGGATTATGAGGAGGGTCTGGTCTCTTTTTATGACATAGATCATGCAGCTCTTATCTACTCCTTTACTGGCTGCTCCTTTACCGAGAAACTCTACCCATTCTTCTGTCCCGGTAATAATGATGAcggtaaaaactttgcaccgctGATCATCTGTCCTGTCTATCAGCCAGTCTGATCTTTTTACATGAGGAAATTGGATCAATTATAGGTTAAGCTCATTATTTTAACTAACACAAAGAAGAAGTCCTATAAACAGAACTTGGCAAACTGCTGAACGTTAGTtgatttctctttattttttaatctgtttaCAAGTTGAAGAAAATGATCCATTTGAGGAAGTCCAGTGTGAGTAAATAGAAactctccttttcttttctttcaataTTTAAAGGCACACATATGAGtacaaatattaacattttattattttaattcacCTGGTTTTATATCATTATCAAAGTCAGGATGGAGACACTGTTCTCCTGTTCTACTGCAACACACTTGTTCATAATCACATAAATATAAATCTGAACTTTTATCCTCCTTTGATGATCATCAGCTGCTGAACTTTAGTCATCTTACCTCtggagtgacaggagaatgagCTGCTGTTTTGAATCAATAATATTATTTTAACTATCATACAAGTCATAAATGCATTTGTACCATGATTTTTATGTTTAGTTTCAAGACTGAGATACTTGATCAGAACATAATGACACACGGCCCACTAACACCTTCAACTCGTCCTTTTACCTTCTCAAACCTGTCATTCGTTCATGGTGCAGATGTAAAGTTGTGGTATTGGTACTTAAACATTTAGCTAGCTAAGTCTTAAATCATTCTTCCTCTCTGGTGTTCAGCcttaatgtaaatgtaaatgcagCAGTTGGAGTGAAaatccagcagagggcgctctGAGCCAGGGCAGCAGTGTCGCTGCTGCTGTGCTTTATTTAAACCA
Coding sequences within:
- the LOC106098969 gene encoding E3 ubiquitin-protein ligase TRIM21-like, translating into MSAASCLLSEDQFLCSICLDVFTDPVSTPCGHNFCKNCISHHWDISERCQCPMCNKLFETRPELHINTLFSEMVSQFRRKAQQKVSQKRHQLIDPEENLEGRMCMKHNKPLELFCKTDQTCVYVLCSVVDHKTHEFVPMREEYEGKKAELGKTEAEIQQMIQKRRLKIQEIKKSVKMSKDAADREKAEGVQVFTALKESVDRRLNELIKEIEDKQESTEKQAEGFIKDLEQEISELMKRSSEVEQLSHAKDHLHLLQSFSSLKAAPTTKDWTEVSIHPPSYEGTVVRAVDQLKATLSKDMKKLFEAELKRVQQYAVDVTLDPDTAHPYLILSDDGKQVHCGEEENDLPDNPERFSLFLCVLGKQSFSSGRFYFEVQLTDKTKWFLGVCRESVNRKEEITLSPEKGYWTVAELDKNIYVALQDFPVRLLLQSDPEKVGVFVDYEEGLVSFHDVDDAALIYSFTGCSFTEKLYPFFCPCDNDDSGVNSAPLIICPVNQ